GCAACAAACGTTGGCGGAAACGGGACAACCGACATCCGCCCCGAATGACATTTCGAGGATCGTGGAGCGTGTGGCCGCGGCTTTCGGGGTCAGCGAAAAGGAATTGCTCGGACCGAGCCGCCTCCGCAGCGTACTGCAATCGCGGCAGGTCGCGATGTACCTCGCGCGTGAACTCATGGGGCTGTCGCTCCCGCGACTCGGAGCCGCCTTTGGGCGCGACCACACGACGGTTCTGCACGCCTGTCGCAAAGTGGAAACGGCACTCACGGAAGACACGGAACTGGCGAAGCGCGTGCGCGACCTGCGCGCGGTGTTGGCGTGATTGTAACCCTGTGGAAAACTTGGCGCGCGACTGGCGCGCGAGCTTTCCCAACTGGCGCGCGGTGTGGTGTATTCCGAACAACGAACAGTGCCCACAATCGGCGCGGCACAGAACAACACGAGCGCGTCACTCGCGCGCCAAGTTTTCCACAGGACCGTTCAGAGACGAAGTGCTTGAAAAGTGAGGACGTCGGGGCAGGGTGAGGAAGTGCGCGCCAAAAACACCGCTCACCTTACTACTGCTACTGGATGTTTAAAATAAAGGATAACAAGTAACTGGGAACGCACGATGCAAGACCCCAAAACACCCACGGAAGGCATGGAGGATCGCGATGAAGATAACGTGTCAGCGTGACAGTTTGCTCACCGCATGCCAACTCGTCAAAGCGGCAGTCGCGGCCCGCACCACGAAGCCCGTGTTGAGCAACATCAAGGCTTCAGCACAGGACGACACACTGACACTTGTCGCTTACGACATGGAAGTCGGTATCCGCTACGAGCTGCCCGGCATCGTCGTGGCCCGAGCGGGATCGTGCATTCTGCCGATTACCGAGTTGGAGAAGATCCTTCGTGAGAGCGGCGATCCGGATATCTCCCTGGATGCGGGCAGCGAAGCGATCCTCGTGAAAACCACCGGCGGGCGCTTCGAGATGCCAAGTCTCGATGTGAACGAGTTCCCCGACATCCCGTCCTTCGACGACGGCGGGCACTACCACGAGATTACCGCTGGTACGTTGCGGACGATGATTCGCCGCACTGCGTTCTCGGCAGACAAGAAGGACACCAGCGGTCGGTTCTCGCTGACGGGCGTGCTGTGGGAAGCAGAAGAGAAAGGCGCTCACCTGGTCGCGACCGACACCAAGCGGCTCGCGGTGTGTCACGGTCCGGCTAGTGTGTACGGTGTTAAAGACGGCGTGAAGACACTTCACCTCGTGCCACTGAAGGCTATTGCCCTTCGGGAACGGAATCGGGCCGGCGATCAGGAACTCATACGGATCGGCCTACGTGCGAATGCCGCCCTGTTCCAGACCGAGCGCGCGATGATTTACCCCTCGCTGGTGCAGGGAAAGTTCCCGCCGTACCGCGAGATCATCTCGAAGACGCAGAAGGATTCGACCCAGAAGATTTCGTTGCCCGTAGACAGCTTCCTCTCGCGCGTTCGCCAAGCGGCCATCATGACCGACGACGAGAGCATGCGCGTGGACATGACCTTCGACGCGGGTGCGGTCACGATGAAGGCCCGCGGAGCGAAGACCGGTGCGAGCGAGGTGACGCTCGAATTGCCGGAGTACGACGGGCCGAAGACGGAGATCGCGTTCGATCCGTCGTACTTGGTTGAGTTTCTGCGGTCACTGGACGGCGAACCGACGGTGTTACTCGAAGTGTCTACCGGCCTCCGGCCCGCTCTGTTTACGTGCGGCGATCAGTATTCGTACTTGGTGATGCCGCTGACCGGGTGAGCGGACGGTGTTAATAACTCTGCGTGGCTATTCGTGGGCGTTCCGTTAGCCGGCTCGAACCGGTCGTTCGTCAGGGGCCAGTATGGGTACCGACAACCGCGGTCCGGAGAATATCGCCGACATCCTCGGCAAGTTGTTCACGTCCCGTGGGTGGGGGCGGAAGAACGACCGACTGCGATTGGAATCCGCGTGGAGTACCGCCGCGGGCAACGAGCTGTTGAAGGACACGCAGGTATTGGGGATGCGGCGCGGGGTGTTGGAGATCGCGGTGCGGAACGCGGTTCTGTTATCAGAACTGACACAGTTCCACAAACGCGGGCTGCTTACCAGGCTCCGTACCGCGATGCCCGGTGTCACGCTGACCGACCTGAAGTTCCGTGCGGCCTCGTGGTAATAACGTTGAATCTCTGAACCGGAAGGGAACCAATACGATGAGCACCGAAACGCCACCGGCCGGGGAATACACCGAGGCTCACATGAAGAGCCTCAAGGACGCGGCACACATTCGCCAGAACCCGGGCATGTACGTCGGCAACACGCAGTCGTCCGGGTTGCACCACCTCGTTTACGAGATCGTGTACAACTCTGTGGACGAGTGGCTCGCCGGCCACGGTACACACATCCGCGTGACCATCCACGACAACGGGGCGATTACCGTCGCCGACGACGGGCGCGGAATTCCCGTCGGGATCAAGAAGGACACCGGCAAATCGGCCCTCGAAGAAGCTCTGACCGTCGCTGGTAACAGCGGGAAGTTCGACAACGCCGCGTACCGCGTGTCGCTCGGTCTGCACGGGATGGGTGCGAAGGCGATGAACGCCCTGTCCGAATGGTGCGAGGTCGAGGTTCGGCGGGATAACCGTGTTCACAAGATGGAGTTCGAGCGCGGGTACGCGACCAGCAAGCTCCAGGATCTCGGACCCGCACCGGCCGGTCAGCGCGGAACCACGATCACGTTCCGCCCGGACCCGCTGCCCGAGTTTTTCGGCACCCTCCAATTCGACTACGAAACGCTCGAGGAACGGTTCCGCGAGATTGCCTATTTGTGCAAAGGATTAGCCATTACGCTCACTGACGAGCGTACCAGCAAGTCCGTGCATTTCCAGTTCGAGGGCGGTATCGCCGAGTACGTCGTTTGGCTGAACCAGGGCGAAACCCTCGAACACCCACCGATCTACATGCAACGAGAGGTCGAGCACACGACCCCCGAGACGAGTGGGATGGGGCTGAAGGTCGCGGTGGAAGTCGCGATTCAGTACACCGGTGGCGAAGACGAACGGGTTCGGTGCTACACGAACAACGCCTACAACCCCGTTGGCGGTACGCACCTCAGTGGGTTCCGCGGGGGCTTAACGAAGGCGATCAACGCCTACGGAAAGAAGGAAGGGCACTTCAAGCCGGAACTGGAAGTGCGCGGGGACGACTTCCGTGCGGGATTGACCGCGATTGTCAGTATCTCCCACCCGGACCCGCTGTTCGAGTCGCAGACGAAGATCAAGCTGAACAACCCCGAAGTGGAAGGGATCGTCGGCAGCATCGTGTACGAGTGCCTCTCGGAGTACCTGGAGAAGAACCCGAAGGACGCGAAGCGGATTTGCGACAAGGTGGCACTCACCGCCGAACTGCGGCTCGCTGCGAAGAAGGCCCGTGACGCTCTCAAGAACCGGAAGAACGCACTGAGTGGCGGGCTCCCGGGCAAACTGTACGACTGCACCTCACGCGATCACCTGAAGAACGAACTGTTCCTCGTCGAAGGTGATTCCGCCGGTGGCAGCGCCGAGAGCGGGCGCGACCGGCACTATCAGGCGATTCTCCCGTTGAAGGGTAAGGTGCTG
This region of Gemmata massiliana genomic DNA includes:
- the dnaN gene encoding DNA polymerase III subunit beta, with product MKITCQRDSLLTACQLVKAAVAARTTKPVLSNIKASAQDDTLTLVAYDMEVGIRYELPGIVVARAGSCILPITELEKILRESGDPDISLDAGSEAILVKTTGGRFEMPSLDVNEFPDIPSFDDGGHYHEITAGTLRTMIRRTAFSADKKDTSGRFSLTGVLWEAEEKGAHLVATDTKRLAVCHGPASVYGVKDGVKTLHLVPLKAIALRERNRAGDQELIRIGLRANAALFQTERAMIYPSLVQGKFPPYREIISKTQKDSTQKISLPVDSFLSRVRQAAIMTDDESMRVDMTFDAGAVTMKARGAKTGASEVTLELPEYDGPKTEIAFDPSYLVEFLRSLDGEPTVLLEVSTGLRPALFTCGDQYSYLVMPLTG
- a CDS encoding DciA family protein, which codes for MGTDNRGPENIADILGKLFTSRGWGRKNDRLRLESAWSTAAGNELLKDTQVLGMRRGVLEIAVRNAVLLSELTQFHKRGLLTRLRTAMPGVTLTDLKFRAASW
- a CDS encoding DNA gyrase subunit B; translated protein: MSTETPPAGEYTEAHMKSLKDAAHIRQNPGMYVGNTQSSGLHHLVYEIVYNSVDEWLAGHGTHIRVTIHDNGAITVADDGRGIPVGIKKDTGKSALEEALTVAGNSGKFDNAAYRVSLGLHGMGAKAMNALSEWCEVEVRRDNRVHKMEFERGYATSKLQDLGPAPAGQRGTTITFRPDPLPEFFGTLQFDYETLEERFREIAYLCKGLAITLTDERTSKSVHFQFEGGIAEYVVWLNQGETLEHPPIYMQREVEHTTPETSGMGLKVAVEVAIQYTGGEDERVRCYTNNAYNPVGGTHLSGFRGGLTKAINAYGKKEGHFKPELEVRGDDFRAGLTAIVSISHPDPLFESQTKIKLNNPEVEGIVGSIVYECLSEYLEKNPKDAKRICDKVALTAELRLAAKKARDALKNRKNALSGGLPGKLYDCTSRDHLKNELFLVEGDSAGGSAESGRDRHYQAILPLKGKVLNVEKAKFEKLLENNEIAALIGAVGIDIDNVEDVSKVRYGKIIILTDADVDGQHIRTLLLTFFFRQMRKLIEAGHVFVARPPLFKVTQKKETRFVQTREEMVIELTNRGLKATALQVTKPDQPARTVMSDDLTKLLPALTEAETAVVGLERRGRTLDELLPRLVDGVFPVYHVYERAKNKEHWFRTSEDVTAFKATLTEQLQREPVIEEDYTLDEWHDLKALNRALAKMKSTGLDASDLVPLQRVAGREPPVRYTLEHDGHTKNLVSMRELVAEIRRLGEKGMAVTRFKGLGEMDPEELWETTLNPGHRTLLQVTLNDAFKAEEMFRTLMGKEVQDRRTFIFNNTLKSVEDIDYGA